TCCCCTGCCCCGCCATAAGGGGGTGACATCATGCGCTTTCCAGGTTTGTAGGACTGTGGGTCTGAGGTCGAGCTGCTCATATCGTAGCCGTTGCCGTGACCTTTGCTGTGACTGTTTCCATGGCCGTTGCCATACTTTCTGTAGCGTGATCCGTccacctctcctccctcctgtcCTTCATCTGCCATCTCAAAGGCCTTGCGTTTCAGTGGCACTGCTCCCTCGGAGCTCCCTCCAAGGCTGTGAGATGGGTAGCTGTAATTGCCCCCCACCATGGTGGGCCTAGGGGCCAGAGGAGTGGGGGCACTAATCCCAGGGGGCAGGTAGGAGGCACTGGGGTGGCTGTATCCAGAAGACAGGCTTGTTTGGGGGTAGCACCCTGGAGGGTAGTTGTAGACAGGAGTGCTGGCGCTGTAGCTAGGCACCAGAGTGGGTGCGGCCTGCAAGGAGTGTAGAGGGGCAGGGGGAAGTGCTGGGCTGGGCTGAGGGCAGTATCCTGAGGACAGGTAGGTGCTGTTGTAGGCAGGAGGGTATTCCTGAGATGACGGGGCACTGCAGGAGCCTGCGCCACTGTAGCCTGGCTCAGAGGCCAAGTTACTGCTCACTACTGTCACACTGCCTGTGGTTGGGATGCCCACAGATGCAGAGCCCACCTTGGTGCCAGTTAATGCCTCCAGTCCAGGATAACACTCCATGCCCTGACCCATTGCCCATGGCTCGGATTCAGTTTTCAGGAATGCTCCAGGTTCTGAGTAGGCCCCTGTCGGAGGGCGTTCATAAGACAGCTCCAAGCCTGAGTACTTCTCAGCATAGCGTTTGAGGAGAGAAGAAGCAGTAAGGGCTGATATGTCATCACTTGCCCAAGGGTAACCTGCAGGGGCATAGCTACGGCGACCAGCCGTAGCATAAGGGTCGTGTTTGTGGGCAGATGGCGGTGAGGTAGTAGAGGTGACATCTAGGTGCTGCTCAGGCCACTGAGATAAGGGGGCGGCGTGCTCCGGGGACCAGTGCATCTTCAACAGACCTGACAGAAACAAGACCAAAGCTGGATGAGTCCACACAGTTGTGAAGGGATGTATCAGATGTTGTATCATGAGTAGACATTTTGTCTTGACCAGATATTTGAGGTATTTTGCCTCCTGTGTCTTTCAAATCATAAGCATGCTAAGAGTCTGGCAGCTTCATGAATATCTGCCCTCTTAATCACATCGGCTAGCTGACCCCCTTCCAGAATGTTCAATGCTTACCCTGTGCTCTTAAACACAGTTTCATCCAGGCAGGGGACAACTGTTTTAATCTTTATGTGAAGCCGGCAACATAGCCCCCAGCCTGGTTTCCACGGTGATAAGCCTCTATCAGCCCACAAGCTGCCCTCTGCCTTTGCCTCTCTCACATTAGGGCCATTGTTGTCTCTCTGTGACTTTCTTAGTCCACAAAGCCACCCCCACTGAGCATGTGATCAAATTTGGTCCAAACCTCGGGGGTATGTTGGACAGCGGGAATAGGAGGTGTTCAGTGTGTGGAAGGGGGATCAGAGTAGTTTTCCATCATTCTACATAGAGAGACTGGACCGGTACATCTATCTAACACTGTTGCAAGTGCACCACTTGTTTGAGCAGtcaaaaaatctgattttcATGTCCCATGTGTGATTATACATGCACATTTACACAGAGAGAGTAATCCGCTTGTTTAGTGGTTGTGGGCTTGATTAGCTTTTGCGGGCCTTGTCTTTTTGAACGGGCATTAGGCTGACATTCCAGGCATTGCAGAGAATTATTTAACTGTCCTGAACCCAGGCCTTAGCCAGAGGGGATTCCCTATAACAGCAGTGGACCGTGGACGTAGTCACTGCCTCAGTTTCACCAACAAGGGGGACAAATAATTCCTATGTCAGtataattttttaatgtgttatcAATTAATTGGCaccaatattttgatattttcattGGATCAGACTGTATTTATTAACACACTGTCATCTTAGTGGTGCATAATAAAAACTATGCTAAAAAATATGCTATGACTTAAATAAATTTGGTACATTCAatctttctttttgaaaataatctttCCATTTTGGGGGAATGTTTCTATCTTGTGACAGATAATATCATATACCATAGATGATAGTCTTGCAACCATGTGCATCGtgttgtgattgttttgtgaGTTACAGTTTAATTTAAGCCTAGGGTTGcatttaacaattattttcattgttgatttatCTGCTTATAATTCTTTTGACTGATACATTGTTTTCtcaataaaagtagagaaattAGTGAAAGATGACCAGTAAAACTTACCATAACAGTCTGAAACCAAAAGATATTAT
The Etheostoma cragini isolate CJK2018 chromosome 4, CSU_Ecrag_1.0, whole genome shotgun sequence genome window above contains:
- the si:dkey-195m11.8 gene encoding fidgetin, translating into MLSPVTPYSLLKMHWSPEHAAPLSQWPEQHLDVTSTTSPPSAHKHDPYATAGRRSYAPAGYPWASDDISALTASSLLKRYAEKYSGLELSYERPPTGAYSEPGAFLKTESEPWAMGQGMECYPGLEALTGTKVGSASVGIPTTGSVTVVSSNLASEPGYSGAGSCSAPSSQEYPPAYNSTYLSSGYCPQPSPALPPAPLHSLQAAPTLVPSYSASTPVYNYPPGCYPQTSLSSGYSHPSASYLPPGISAPTPLAPRPTMVGGNYSYPSHSLGGSSEGAVPLKRKAFEMADEGQEGGEVDGSRYRKYGNGHGNSHSKGHGNGYDMSSSTSDPQSYKPGKRMMSPPYGGAGDYSPPSGQAGESVSGEHNFPQQQRMSMKLPASHTRSEDPTAGR